Sequence from the Bacillota bacterium genome:
GTCTTTGCGTGAATCCTTTTGGCTCATATCGGACCGTTTCATGTACGACATTGCCGCTCAGGTCTTTATATTGATACACTGCAACAATCTGTTTATCCTGTTTTGGTTTATCAGGGAATAGATCTGAGAGAGTTAATCCCATGGCAGCAACAATATCCTCTGTACTACATCCGGCATGACAGTGTAAAAGTATTTTACCTTCCTTGCCTTCCGCTATCGAGAGCGAATTTTTATTATCGTCATGTGCCGGACATCGGCCCGTATACTCGTTGCCAACTTTTTTAATGTTTTTAATATGTTTCGTAAATTCATATATCTGCAATATTTTTCACCTGCCTTTTCTGCCCAGTACTGTTCCCATAACTCATCAAATTCCATGATAGCTTCATCTGACAAGCTATTGATATTAAAATAAAGTTTGTATTCTCTCCAATCTGTACCGCATGGGAAAAGCCGGCGTTTTGCGTGTTCTCGCAATTCTTCACCGGCTTTTCTCTGTAACCATTTCTTGAACCTCATTTTAATTCTCACCTTCTTTATGCATTGATAGATTGATAGACTGATTTTCAAGCCAATTTAAGAATTTTTCGACAGGAATAAGGTATTTTCGGCCAATGTTTATTTTGGGGCATCCCTTTCTATTCAATAGCTCATAAAGCTTAACCTCCGATATATTC
This genomic interval carries:
- a CDS encoding helix-turn-helix domain-containing protein, giving the protein MNIEKPYMTTKELNRAYLNISEVKLYELLNRKGCPKINIGRKYLIPVEKFLNWLENQSINLSMHKEGEN